The following are encoded together in the Gemmatimonadales bacterium genome:
- the pdxA gene encoding 4-hydroxythreonine-4-phosphate dehydrogenase PdxA has product MPVHAPRLAITVGDPRGIGPEIVAAAIGAAGAETTVVGPDDVIAGIPADHRAGVGRWDGAPPGGARLELAGRLTGLAVEAAVRLWKEDRVDAIVTGPGDKRALNAAGYRFPGHTELLRDLTGARQVAMMLASDRLRVVLVTTHLALRDALSILTPERIVEVGLVARQYLTAWFGLAAPRLALCALNPHAGEGGLFGHEEARVLGPAARTLDIAGPLPADTVFVRAMRGEFDAVLAPYHDVGMTAIKVASFGHAVNVTLGLPVPRTSPDHGTAMDIAGKGIADPSSMKEAIKVAREIVVRLKREE; this is encoded by the coding sequence ATGCCCGTCCACGCGCCCCGGCTCGCCATAACCGTCGGTGACCCTCGGGGCATCGGTCCCGAGATCGTGGCCGCCGCCATCGGCGCGGCCGGGGCCGAGACCACCGTCGTCGGGCCCGACGACGTCATCGCGGGCATCCCCGCCGACCACAGGGCCGGGGTGGGGCGCTGGGACGGCGCGCCGCCGGGCGGCGCCCGCCTCGAGCTGGCGGGGCGGCTCACCGGGCTGGCCGTCGAGGCCGCGGTACGGCTGTGGAAGGAAGACCGGGTGGACGCCATCGTGACGGGCCCGGGGGACAAGCGGGCGCTCAACGCGGCGGGCTACCGGTTTCCCGGCCACACCGAGCTGCTGCGCGACCTGACGGGCGCGCGGCAGGTGGCGATGATGCTGGCCTCGGACCGGCTCCGCGTGGTGCTGGTCACGACGCACCTGGCCTTGCGCGATGCCCTCTCGATCCTGACGCCCGAGCGGATCGTGGAGGTCGGCCTCGTCGCCCGGCAGTACCTGACGGCGTGGTTCGGCCTCGCCGCGCCGCGGCTCGCGCTGTGCGCCCTCAATCCGCACGCGGGCGAGGGCGGCCTGTTCGGGCACGAGGAGGCGCGGGTCCTCGGCCCGGCCGCCCGCACCCTCGACATCGCCGGGCCGCTGCCGGCGGACACCGTGTTCGTGCGTGCGATGCGGGGGGAGTTCGACGCCGTGCTGGCGCCCTACCACGACGTGGGGATGACGGCCATCAAGGTCGCGTCGTTCGGCCACGCCGTGAACGTGACGCTGGGGCTGCCCGTGCCCCGCACCTCGCCCGACCACGGGACGGCGATGGATATTGCGGGGAAGGGGATCGCGGACCCGTCCTCGATGAAGGAAGCGATCAAGGTGGCGAGGGAGATTGTGGTGAGACTGAAGAGGGAGGAGTGA
- a CDS encoding hemolysin family protein codes for MNGSWQPIATRIGVVALLVLANAFFVAAEFALVSSRRLRIDAMIRRGDAKAKLARRALLAIDRSISGTQLGTTLASLGLGWVGEPTIARSLEGLFAPLPRVLAPLATHGVAGTLAFLCITFLHIVLGELTPKAVALLYPERTSTWLAGPLLAFTIATNPFIWLLRGSANAVLRVFGLRAPTRLDRLHSAEELRMLVDQSAKAGSLDRTDARLLAGVFEFSEKTARDVMTPRTAMTALPATATLAEAADRIAVARRSRYPVTGASLDDIVGIVHAKDVLAALRRPQPPGALAELMRPAHFVPGSREVEDVLADMKLKSVHMVIVLDEFGGTAGLVTMEDLLEEIVGKIYDEYDRPAGLRLSGTIPPPGAAHPGSLTLPEVNARCGLALASDDYTTLGGYLFGRLGRLPVVGDRVEVGGGAFEIVAMDGRRVAEARFVRSEGVRGEG; via the coding sequence ATGAACGGCTCCTGGCAACCCATCGCCACGCGCATCGGCGTGGTCGCCCTGCTCGTGCTGGCGAACGCGTTCTTCGTCGCCGCCGAGTTCGCCCTGGTGTCGTCGCGCCGGCTGCGCATCGACGCGATGATACGAAGGGGCGATGCAAAAGCCAAGCTGGCGCGCCGCGCCCTGCTCGCCATCGACCGCTCGATCTCCGGCACCCAGCTCGGCACCACGCTCGCCAGCCTCGGCCTCGGCTGGGTGGGCGAGCCCACCATCGCGCGCTCGCTCGAGGGCCTGTTCGCACCGCTGCCGCGCGTGCTGGCCCCGCTGGCCACCCACGGCGTCGCCGGGACCCTCGCGTTCCTGTGCATCACCTTCCTCCACATCGTCCTCGGCGAGCTGACCCCCAAGGCGGTGGCGCTGCTCTACCCGGAACGCACCAGCACCTGGCTCGCGGGCCCGCTGCTGGCGTTCACGATCGCCACCAATCCCTTCATCTGGCTGCTGAGGGGCAGCGCCAACGCCGTGCTCCGGGTGTTCGGGCTGCGCGCCCCGACCCGGCTGGACCGCCTGCACTCGGCCGAGGAGCTGCGGATGCTGGTGGACCAGAGCGCCAAGGCCGGGAGCCTGGACCGCACCGACGCGCGGCTGCTGGCCGGCGTGTTCGAGTTCTCGGAGAAGACCGCTCGCGACGTGATGACGCCGCGCACGGCGATGACCGCGTTGCCGGCCACGGCGACGCTGGCGGAGGCGGCCGACCGGATCGCCGTCGCCCGCCGCTCCCGCTACCCCGTGACCGGGGCATCGCTCGACGACATCGTGGGCATCGTGCACGCCAAGGACGTGCTCGCCGCCCTGCGGCGCCCCCAGCCGCCCGGCGCCCTCGCCGAGCTGATGCGGCCCGCGCACTTCGTCCCCGGCTCCCGCGAGGTCGAGGACGTGCTGGCGGACATGAAGCTCAAGAGCGTGCACATGGTCATCGTGCTGGACGAGTTCGGCGGGACCGCCGGCCTGGTGACGATGGAGGACCTGCTGGAGGAGATCGTCGGAAAGATCTACGACGAGTACGACCGTCCGGCCGGCCTCCGGCTGAGCGGCACGATCCCGCCGCCGGGCGCCGCGCATCCCGGCAGCCTGACGCTGCCCGAGGTCAACGCGCGGTGCGGCCTCGCGCTCGCCAGCGACGACTACACGACCCTGGGCGGCTACCTGTTCGGCCGGCTGGGGCGGCTGCCGGTCGTGGGCGACCGCGTCGAGGTCGGCGGCGGGGCGTTCGAGATCGTGGCGATGGACGGGCGGCGGGTGGCGGAGGCGAGGTTCGTCAGGTCAGAAGGCGTGAGAGGTGAGGGGTGA
- a CDS encoding cation diffusion facilitator family transporter produces the protein MSEAGCVRPPQRPESARALLWALVLTVVIAVAELGGGLVSRSLALLADAGHMVTDAGALGLSLFALWIARRPATAEKSFGYYRLEIIAALFNGALLIGVTIWIVVAALGRLRQPPDIRSGLMLAVAVVGLAANLVAVVMLHRAREENLNARAAYLHILGDTLGSVGTIAAAGVILATGWRPADPLISIVIAALILVSAVRLVGESVDVLLEATPQHVSLGDLAGAIGAVAGVSDVHDLHVWTVSNGIVAMSAHATVPDPGRHQAALEEICRRVRTFGIQHVTIQMERETAWHE, from the coding sequence GTGAGCGAGGCCGGCTGCGTGCGGCCGCCGCAGCGGCCGGAGAGCGCCCGCGCGCTGCTGTGGGCGCTCGTGCTGACGGTGGTCATCGCGGTCGCCGAGCTGGGGGGCGGGCTGGTGTCCCGGTCGCTGGCGCTGCTGGCGGACGCCGGGCACATGGTGACCGACGCCGGCGCGCTCGGCCTGTCGCTGTTCGCGCTGTGGATCGCGCGCCGGCCGGCCACGGCCGAGAAGTCGTTCGGCTACTACCGCCTCGAGATCATCGCGGCCCTGTTCAACGGGGCGCTGCTGATCGGCGTGACCATCTGGATCGTCGTGGCGGCCCTGGGGCGGCTCCGCCAGCCGCCGGACATCCGGTCCGGGCTGATGCTGGCGGTGGCGGTCGTCGGCCTGGCGGCGAACCTGGTCGCCGTCGTGATGCTGCACCGGGCGCGCGAGGAGAACCTCAACGCCCGGGCGGCCTACCTCCACATCCTGGGCGACACCCTGGGCTCGGTGGGCACGATCGCGGCCGCGGGCGTCATTCTGGCGACCGGCTGGCGGCCGGCGGATCCGCTCATCTCGATCGTCATCGCCGCGCTGATCCTGGTGAGCGCGGTGCGGCTGGTGGGCGAGTCGGTGGACGTGCTGCTGGAGGCCACGCCGCAGCACGTGTCCCTGGGCGACCTGGCCGGCGCCATCGGCGCGGTGGCGGGGGTGTCCGACGTGCACGACCTGCACGTCTGGACGGTGAGCAACGGCATCGTGGCGATGAGTGCGCACGCGACCGTGCCGGACCCGGGGCGCCACCAGGCGGCGCTGGAGGAGATCTGCCGCCGGGTGCGCACGTTCGGCATCCAGCACGTGACGATCCAGATGGAGCGGGAGACGGCGTGGCACGAGTGA
- the typA gene encoding translational GTPase TypA, with amino-acid sequence MHIRNIAIIAHVDHGKTTLVDMMLRQAGVFRAGQQVMERVLDSNPLERERGITILSKNTAVRWGEVKINIVDTPGHADFGGEVERILKMVDGVLLLVDAAEGPMPQTRFVTRKALALGLKPIVVINKIDRSDAEPLRVHDECLELFMDLEASTAQIDAPFLYASSRYGVAFTELPSKQGAGDRVSGVEASGSDSLPPTPLHPFVVPGTPEWLTGDLRPLFAAIVDYVPPPRALEGPFQMLVSTLDHSPYVGRIAIGKIERGSVRPGQTVALLPWGEPGLVPEGTFARAKVAQLHGFEGLARVEVEEASAGEIVALSGLEGIEIGQTVTDPEAPERLAGIAVEEPTITVDFSVNNGPFAGRDGRFVTSRQIRERLFREVERNVALRVEETDSPDTFRVAGRGELHLGILMETMRREGYEFLVSRPRVITREGPNGEMQEPYEELAIDVSEPFVGTVMEKLGPRRAELMDMKNPGHGTVRMAFRIPARGLFGYRSEFLTDTRGNGIMHHRFLEYGQWAGPLEGRSRGVMVSMIQGTAVAFALFNLQERGVLFVRPTEPVYEGMVVGEHCRPGDLDVNPAKGKRLTNMRQSGSDEAVLLEPPRDITLELALEYIEDDELIEVTPGAVRLRKRALGQNERKKLARAARAVAD; translated from the coding sequence GTGCACATCCGCAACATCGCCATCATTGCGCATGTCGATCACGGGAAGACCACTCTCGTGGACATGATGCTGCGCCAGGCGGGCGTATTCCGCGCCGGGCAGCAGGTGATGGAGCGCGTGCTGGACAGCAACCCGCTGGAGCGCGAGCGCGGGATCACGATCCTCTCCAAGAACACGGCCGTGCGCTGGGGCGAGGTGAAGATCAACATCGTCGATACGCCGGGCCACGCGGATTTCGGCGGCGAGGTGGAGCGCATCCTGAAGATGGTGGACGGCGTGCTGCTGCTGGTGGACGCGGCCGAGGGGCCGATGCCGCAGACGCGGTTCGTGACGCGGAAGGCGCTGGCGCTGGGTCTCAAGCCGATCGTCGTCATCAACAAGATCGACCGGTCGGACGCCGAGCCGCTCCGGGTGCACGACGAGTGCCTCGAGCTGTTCATGGACCTGGAGGCCTCGACGGCCCAGATCGACGCGCCGTTCCTGTACGCGTCGAGCCGCTACGGGGTCGCGTTCACGGAGCTGCCCTCCAAGCAGGGTGCAGGGGATAGGGTGTCGGGTGTGGAGGCGTCCGGCTCGGACAGCCTACCGCCCACACCCTTGCATCCTTTCGTCGTGCCCGGCACGCCGGAGTGGCTCACGGGTGACCTCCGGCCCCTGTTCGCCGCCATCGTCGACTACGTGCCCCCGCCGCGTGCGCTCGAGGGCCCGTTCCAGATGTTGGTCTCGACGCTCGACCACTCGCCCTACGTCGGGCGGATCGCGATCGGGAAGATCGAGCGCGGGTCGGTGCGCCCGGGCCAGACGGTGGCGTTGCTGCCGTGGGGCGAGCCGGGCCTGGTGCCGGAGGGGACGTTCGCGCGGGCGAAGGTCGCGCAGCTGCACGGCTTCGAAGGGCTGGCGCGGGTGGAGGTCGAGGAGGCGTCGGCGGGGGAGATCGTCGCGCTGTCGGGGCTCGAGGGCATCGAGATCGGGCAGACGGTCACCGATCCCGAGGCGCCGGAGCGGCTCGCGGGCATCGCGGTCGAGGAGCCGACCATCACGGTGGACTTCTCGGTGAACAACGGGCCGTTCGCCGGCCGCGACGGCCGGTTCGTCACCAGCCGCCAGATCCGGGAGCGGCTGTTTCGCGAGGTCGAGCGCAACGTCGCGCTCCGGGTCGAGGAGACGGACTCGCCGGACACCTTCCGGGTGGCCGGCCGCGGCGAGCTGCACCTCGGCATCCTGATGGAGACGATGCGGCGCGAGGGCTACGAGTTCCTCGTCTCGCGGCCCCGGGTCATCACCCGCGAGGGGCCGAACGGCGAGATGCAGGAGCCGTACGAGGAGCTGGCGATCGACGTCTCCGAGCCGTTCGTCGGCACGGTGATGGAAAAGCTGGGGCCCCGGCGCGCCGAGCTGATGGACATGAAAAACCCGGGCCACGGCACGGTCCGGATGGCGTTCCGCATCCCCGCGCGGGGCCTGTTCGGCTACCGGTCGGAGTTCCTGACCGACACGCGCGGCAATGGGATCATGCACCACCGCTTCCTCGAGTACGGCCAGTGGGCCGGCCCGCTCGAGGGCCGCAGCCGGGGCGTCATGGTCAGCATGATCCAGGGAACCGCGGTGGCCTTCGCGCTGTTCAATCTGCAGGAGCGGGGGGTGCTGTTCGTGCGGCCGACGGAGCCGGTGTACGAGGGGATGGTGGTGGGCGAGCACTGCCGGCCGGGGGACCTGGACGTGAACCCGGCCAAGGGCAAGCGTCTCACCAACATGCGCCAGTCCGGGTCGGACGAGGCCGTCTTGCTGGAACCGCCCCGGGACATTACCCTCGAACTCGCGCTCGAGTACATCGAGGACGACGAGCTGATCGAGGTCACGCCGGGCGCGGTGCGGCTCAGGAAGCGCGCCCTCGGCCAGAACGAGCGGAAGAAGCTCGCCCGGGCCGCCCGGGCGGTGGCGGACTGA
- a CDS encoding BlaI/MecI/CopY family transcriptional regulator encodes MAIALTDRELDVMAVLWERGSGTVAEVRDALHDELAYTTVLTVLRILEAKGHVRHEGEGRAHRYFALVPERVARRGAVRQLVDRFFSGSPELLLTELVGERVLSRADLRRLRRLLDARIKGGRP; translated from the coding sequence GTGGCTATCGCCCTGACGGATCGCGAGCTCGACGTGATGGCCGTGCTGTGGGAGCGCGGCTCCGGGACCGTGGCCGAGGTCCGGGACGCCCTGCACGACGAGCTGGCCTATACGACCGTGCTCACCGTGCTGCGGATCCTGGAGGCCAAGGGACATGTGCGGCACGAGGGAGAAGGCAGGGCCCATCGCTACTTCGCGCTCGTTCCGGAGCGCGTCGCGCGACGGGGCGCCGTCCGGCAGCTCGTCGACCGGTTCTTCAGCGGATCGCCGGAGCTCCTGCTCACCGAGCTGGTCGGCGAGCGCGTGCTGAGCAGAGCGGACCTGCGACGGCTGCGGCGGCTGCTCGACGCTCGGATCAAGGGAGGGCGGCCATGA
- a CDS encoding TonB family protein: MIAIWMLYASALSLCFGLAALALERAARLWARPRRFLWAVAIAASLLVPVAGLMIPGVPVPPRVAPGSVLVEDLVVGPPPASRAAPVGVSRTQRKIGPLIASLSRPLLLLWAGASLALALGLLRAGVTLRRRARGWHAAVVDGTEVLVAPDLGPAVVRLGGLRVVLPEWALAAEPAARSLMLLHENEHRAARDPDLLLGATVALMLVPWALPLWWQVRRLQLAVETDCDGRVMRAGADAHAYGVLLLSVGARSTSQPLLAPTAFSEARTLLERRIEAMTSPSPKWRLVRTALATGAGTLVVAAACMTPRPAPAPTPQRERVYAEDSVTERPRMLHHPQLAYPDSLKAAGIGGHVLLEAVIDTTGRVDSGSVRTVSSSHPAFEAVARDVVVATTFRPGRLDGRAVAVRVRIPFNFSVTPGPPAPQPPPGVYREDSVTERPRLLSRPPLTFPDSLRAFGDSLRESGVSYRVYVEAIVDSTGHADAGSVRILASWHPGFDAAARAAVIASTYAPGRIGGRAVPVMIRFPIEVEPPSAPAPQHR; this comes from the coding sequence ATGATCGCGATCTGGATGCTCTACGCGTCGGCCCTCAGCCTGTGCTTCGGCCTTGCCGCCCTCGCACTGGAGCGCGCCGCGAGACTGTGGGCGAGGCCCCGTCGCTTCCTCTGGGCGGTGGCCATCGCGGCGTCGCTGCTCGTGCCCGTGGCCGGGCTGATGATCCCCGGCGTCCCCGTTCCTCCACGCGTCGCACCGGGATCGGTGCTGGTCGAGGACCTCGTCGTCGGGCCGCCGCCGGCGAGCAGGGCGGCCCCGGTGGGCGTCTCCCGCACCCAGCGGAAGATCGGCCCGCTGATTGCCTCCCTGAGCCGGCCGCTGCTGCTGCTGTGGGCCGGTGCCTCACTCGCGCTGGCGCTCGGCCTGCTTCGAGCCGGCGTCACTCTCCGGCGCCGGGCGCGCGGGTGGCACGCGGCCGTCGTGGACGGAACGGAGGTGCTGGTAGCGCCCGATCTCGGGCCTGCCGTCGTGCGGCTGGGAGGCTTGCGGGTCGTGCTCCCGGAATGGGCCCTGGCGGCGGAGCCGGCAGCGCGCTCGCTGATGCTGCTGCACGAGAACGAACATCGCGCCGCGCGCGACCCGGATCTCCTGCTCGGCGCCACGGTGGCGCTGATGCTCGTGCCGTGGGCCCTCCCCCTGTGGTGGCAGGTGCGCCGGCTGCAGCTCGCCGTCGAGACCGACTGCGATGGCCGGGTGATGCGTGCCGGCGCCGACGCGCACGCCTACGGTGTGCTGCTGCTCAGCGTCGGCGCCCGCTCGACGAGCCAGCCGCTGCTCGCCCCCACCGCATTCTCGGAAGCGCGCACGTTGCTGGAAAGGAGGATCGAGGCCATGACATCTCCCAGCCCGAAGTGGCGTCTGGTCCGGACTGCGCTCGCCACGGGTGCGGGCACGCTCGTCGTCGCGGCCGCCTGCATGACGCCGCGGCCGGCACCGGCGCCGACTCCGCAGCGAGAACGGGTGTATGCGGAAGATTCGGTGACGGAACGGCCGCGGATGCTCCACCACCCGCAGCTGGCATACCCGGACAGTCTCAAGGCAGCGGGCATCGGCGGCCACGTGCTCCTCGAGGCCGTCATCGACACGACCGGGCGTGTGGACTCTGGTTCCGTACGTACCGTGTCGAGCTCGCATCCGGCGTTCGAGGCCGTGGCGCGCGACGTAGTGGTAGCCACCACCTTCCGTCCGGGGCGGCTCGACGGACGCGCCGTAGCGGTGCGGGTCCGGATCCCGTTCAACTTCTCGGTCACGCCCGGCCCTCCCGCACCTCAGCCTCCGCCGGGGGTGTACCGGGAGGATTCGGTCACGGAACGGCCACGGCTGCTCAGCCGCCCGCCGCTGACGTTCCCGGACAGTCTCCGCGCGTTCGGCGACAGTCTCCGCGAGTCCGGCGTGAGCTACCGCGTGTACGTCGAGGCGATCGTGGACTCGACCGGGCATGCCGACGCCGGGTCGGTACGCATCCTGGCGAGTTGGCATCCGGGGTTCGATGCCGCCGCGCGGGCGGCCGTCATCGCGTCCACCTACGCGCCAGGTCGTATCGGCGGGCGCGCCGTACCGGTGATGATCAGGTTCCCGATCGAGGTTGAGCCTCCGTCCGCGCCGGCACCACAGCATCGTTGA
- a CDS encoding DUF2911 domain-containing protein, translating to MRITLLAVLGLALPVALAGQAPPGACTHRGTPADLAKRPSPLDSVEATIDGAVVKVCYGRPSARGRTMLGDVLPFGTPWRLGANEPTRLYVPFAADVAGVHVPPGTYSLYVVPQQASWEVHVNKVVDRWGIPIDDPVQAQDAGKGTVAVETLATPIEQLTMRLVAGPTSALVVEWEKTRVHIPIKKAG from the coding sequence GTGAGAATCACGTTGCTCGCCGTGCTCGGACTCGCCCTTCCCGTCGCCCTCGCCGGCCAGGCGCCGCCGGGGGCCTGCACGCACCGCGGCACCCCCGCCGACCTCGCGAAGCGGCCCAGCCCTTTGGACTCGGTCGAGGCCACCATCGACGGCGCCGTGGTGAAGGTCTGCTACGGGCGGCCCTCGGCGCGCGGCCGGACCATGCTGGGGGACGTGCTCCCCTTCGGCACGCCGTGGCGGCTCGGGGCCAACGAGCCCACGCGTTTGTACGTCCCCTTCGCCGCCGACGTGGCCGGGGTGCACGTTCCGCCGGGGACGTATTCGCTGTACGTGGTCCCCCAGCAGGCGAGCTGGGAAGTGCACGTCAACAAGGTCGTGGACCGCTGGGGCATCCCGATCGACGATCCGGTTCAGGCCCAGGACGCGGGGAAGGGCACGGTCGCGGTCGAGACACTGGCCACGCCGATCGAGCAGCTCACGATGCGCCTGGTGGCCGGGCCGACCTCCGCGCTGGTGGTCGAGTGGGAAAAGACCCGTGTCCATATCCCGATCAAGAAGGCGGGCTGA
- a CDS encoding aminotransferase class V-fold PLP-dependent enzyme, whose amino-acid sequence MTRAAGAVARTGTRSDTMDVTRRGLLASLGGLVAATAWPRIEHALPAVPTTGAQGGGLPVRGDFAIPPGQAYLNSAFIHPIPVAAAEAVRGYFDTRTFRQERRRSGDSLAAEVKAEFAALINARPTEISLVQNTSTGENLVVNGLGIPAGAGNVVTDALHFEGSLVLYGELAKRGLDVRLVRPREWRIELNDLARVVDRGTRLVAVSQVSWYNGFEHDLKAVCDLAHAHGAYVYADVVQAAGNTPLDVKAAGLDFCACSTFKWLMGDFGVGFLYVREDLLDTVIHRTQTGYQQADTELHYLPSDPPGAAPVTWTLHPDASGHFEVGTYAQAAVNALAVSLPYLRRIGVANIRAYRQPLLRRLREELPRLGFTPITPPETTSALIAFTAPDAERRFADRLKQARVAVSLSGDRMRISPSIFNGSDDVEALLSALS is encoded by the coding sequence GTGACACGCGCCGCCGGCGCGGTGGCGCGAACCGGCACCCGGAGCGACACGATGGACGTCACCCGCCGCGGCCTCCTGGCGAGCCTGGGCGGCCTGGTGGCCGCGACCGCCTGGCCCCGGATCGAGCACGCGCTGCCGGCGGTCCCGACGACGGGCGCTCAAGGCGGCGGGCTGCCGGTGAGGGGCGACTTCGCCATCCCGCCGGGCCAGGCGTACCTCAACAGCGCCTTCATCCACCCGATCCCCGTGGCCGCCGCGGAGGCCGTCCGCGGCTACTTCGACACGCGCACCTTCCGCCAGGAGCGGCGGCGCAGCGGCGATTCGCTCGCGGCGGAGGTGAAGGCGGAGTTCGCGGCGCTGATCAACGCCCGGCCCACCGAGATCAGCCTGGTCCAGAACACCAGCACGGGCGAGAACCTGGTGGTCAACGGCCTGGGGATCCCGGCGGGCGCCGGCAACGTGGTCACCGACGCGCTGCACTTCGAGGGCTCGCTGGTCCTGTACGGAGAGCTGGCGAAGCGGGGCCTCGACGTCCGGCTCGTCCGGCCGCGCGAGTGGCGCATCGAGCTGAACGACCTCGCGCGCGTCGTGGACCGGGGGACCCGGCTGGTCGCGGTGTCGCAGGTGTCGTGGTACAACGGCTTCGAGCACGACCTCAAGGCCGTGTGCGACCTGGCGCACGCGCACGGGGCGTACGTGTACGCCGACGTCGTGCAGGCGGCCGGCAACACGCCGCTCGACGTGAAGGCCGCCGGCCTCGATTTCTGCGCCTGCTCGACGTTCAAGTGGCTGATGGGCGACTTCGGCGTGGGGTTCCTCTACGTGCGGGAGGACCTGCTCGACACCGTGATCCACCGCACCCAGACCGGCTACCAGCAGGCGGATACCGAGCTGCACTACCTGCCGTCCGATCCGCCCGGCGCCGCGCCGGTGACCTGGACCCTGCATCCCGACGCGAGCGGGCACTTCGAGGTGGGCACCTACGCGCAGGCCGCGGTGAACGCGCTGGCGGTGTCGCTGCCCTACCTGCGGCGCATCGGCGTCGCGAACATCCGGGCCTACCGGCAGCCGCTCCTCCGCCGGCTGCGCGAGGAGCTGCCGCGGCTGGGCTTCACTCCCATCACGCCGCCCGAGACCACGTCCGCGCTGATCGCGTTCACCGCGCCGGACGCCGAGCGGCGGTTCGCCGACCGGCTGAAGCAGGCCAGGGTGGCGGTGAGCCTCTCCGGCGACCGGATGCGCATCTCGCCGTCCATCTTCAACGGCTCCGACGACGTCGAAGCGCTGCTGAGCGCCCTCTCGTAG